In Bacillus toyonensis BCT-7112, a single window of DNA contains:
- a CDS encoding glycoside hydrolase family 113, with translation MKKNKSLISFLGVFIMLFSFCFQGNVQADVNTVQPGKIKSGNVTVWEVGNVAKVLADVERLNLNTVNVPIQVDIPNVTSTNMVINQAQKKQAIILIQELLKRNIQVIVEPFPYIQQGNVGETEWNPSNINDFFWNWKTVILQDIFNSITSKYNVYGLKIASNFVNMEYAEGYWNDTINFVRQQYKGNVLYQMNWWLTASWDPSYEAKFKEKINRPYLKKVDIVSIDSWFEVSGKRNPSYEEVKQSLFATTVYNRGQNVVQQLEQLHNATGKPVYFGGFNVPARELGLQNPWNPDVSNVFSKDVQLNGWRAYRDVLEPKPYFKGFSIWFIGSNDSTHAYQIHSKEAEAVINGWYRK, from the coding sequence GTGAAGAAAAATAAGAGTTTAATAAGTTTTTTAGGAGTGTTTATTATGTTGTTTTCTTTTTGTTTTCAAGGAAACGTACAGGCAGATGTAAATACTGTTCAACCTGGAAAAATAAAATCAGGAAACGTAACGGTATGGGAAGTTGGAAATGTAGCGAAAGTGTTAGCTGATGTAGAGCGCTTAAATTTAAATACAGTAAATGTACCGATTCAAGTAGATATTCCGAATGTGACTTCTACTAACATGGTAATTAATCAGGCGCAAAAGAAACAGGCTATCATTTTAATTCAAGAATTATTAAAGCGTAATATTCAAGTTATAGTGGAACCGTTCCCATATATTCAGCAGGGGAATGTTGGAGAAACAGAATGGAATCCAAGTAATATTAATGATTTCTTCTGGAATTGGAAAACGGTTATTCTACAAGATATTTTTAATTCTATTACAAGTAAATACAATGTGTATGGACTAAAGATTGCTTCTAATTTCGTTAATATGGAATATGCAGAAGGATATTGGAACGATACGATTAATTTTGTCCGTCAGCAGTATAAAGGAAATGTTTTGTATCAAATGAACTGGTGGTTAACAGCAAGCTGGGACCCTTCTTATGAAGCGAAGTTTAAAGAGAAAATAAATCGTCCGTATTTAAAAAAGGTGGATATTGTTAGTATCGATAGTTGGTTTGAAGTTTCAGGAAAAAGGAATCCATCATACGAAGAAGTGAAGCAAAGTTTATTCGCGACAACAGTATATAATCGTGGACAAAATGTTGTTCAACAACTGGAACAATTACATAATGCAACAGGAAAGCCAGTTTATTTTGGTGGATTTAACGTACCAGCGCGTGAACTAGGACTACAAAATCCATGGAATCCAGATGTTTCAAATGTATTTTCAAAAGATGTACAATTAAATGGCTGGCGCGCTTACCGAGATGTATTAGAACCGAAACCATATTTTAAAGGTTTTTCAATTTGGTTTATTGGCTCTAATGATAGTACACATGCGTATCAAATACATAGTAAAGAAGCAGAGGCAGTTATTAACGGATGGTATCGAAAATAA
- a CDS encoding DUF6612 family protein has protein sequence MKKMVVISSLALIVGLTTGCSSEKTSGPKTVSVKKEKELVAKDIFKKAADGLKQEEYLTLTSLMSMKGSSQSEEIKMKIQMEPKLKNSRAEMKISGTDIVTYEVDGKVAAQVKNPDTGELVTIPNDQFNVNDVMVSKNLLNELDLPEALAKKMKAKKDGDTYKLTLELKGKEAVDTLQKINGDMKKLTEGFSMDAFNIEYIITKDYKFEEMRTTIKVSESNADKKASTDKEKLDAVVSIKIDSYEKFDSIKLPEGIQ, from the coding sequence ATGAAGAAAATGGTTGTAATATCTAGTTTGGCTCTAATAGTAGGTTTAACAACTGGTTGTAGCAGTGAAAAAACAAGTGGACCTAAAACAGTATCTGTAAAAAAAGAAAAAGAGTTAGTAGCGAAGGATATTTTTAAAAAAGCAGCTGACGGATTAAAACAAGAGGAATATCTTACATTGACATCTCTTATGTCAATGAAGGGGAGCAGCCAATCAGAAGAGATTAAAATGAAAATACAGATGGAGCCGAAACTGAAGAATTCTAGAGCTGAAATGAAAATAAGTGGTACAGATATTGTAACGTATGAAGTAGATGGAAAGGTCGCTGCTCAAGTGAAAAACCCTGATACAGGAGAGTTAGTTACGATACCTAATGATCAATTTAATGTAAATGATGTAATGGTCAGTAAAAATTTACTGAATGAGTTAGATTTACCGGAAGCTTTGGCTAAGAAAATGAAAGCAAAGAAGGATGGGGACACATATAAACTTACACTTGAATTAAAGGGAAAAGAAGCAGTAGATACGTTACAAAAAATTAATGGAGATATGAAAAAATTAACGGAAGGATTTAGTATGGATGCGTTTAACATTGAATATATAATAACAAAAGATTATAAATTTGAAGAGATGCGAACAACTATAAAAGTGAGTGAAAGTAACGCAGATAAAAAAGCTAGTACAGATAAGGAAAAGTTGGATGCAGTTGTGAGTATAAAGATTGATTCATATGAAAAGTTTGATTCAATTAAGTTACCAGAAGGGATTCAATAA
- a CDS encoding penicillin acylase family protein, whose protein sequence is MEVVIKKKRTRGKRIFIWSSSIVLLLIICSVIFLNVYTLRSMPKIDGTKKLEDLQHAVTVKRDSNGVPHIKAENAHDLYFSQGYVQAQDRLFQMDLSRRQASGMLSEVVGEAAVDRDKLFRTLGLRRAAEASVSQYDGEAKFALQSFADGVNAFIREAKAEKRLPVEFTILGYEPAEWSIVDTLTIGKYMAFDLGGHWHGQAFRYWALKNLPKEQANEIFPTYPKDAPRLLAELKNTNVDVAQSFSKTIIPPEFNGSNNWVVSGEKSASGKPILADDPHLSLATPSIWYQTRLEMKDLNVSGVIFAGVPGVILGHNDKIAWGVTNTGPDVQDLYIEKRNPNNENEFLYNDKWEKATVVDESIKVKGGKTIPYNVTVTRHGPVISEFADKGKEKTKTVFALKWTALEPSAELKAVLNMNKAKDWNEFETALQDFHTPTQNFVFASNDGTIAYKANGNIPVRKKGDGSLPVPGWTDEYEWEGYIPYDQLPKVINPKQGFISTANNKIVDDNYPYHISNTWAQPYRQMRIQEFLQEKDKYTVKDLEELQMDQKNLYGKEFTPIFLKELHKTALNEVEKEGVKQLTKWNFYDSKDEAAPLIFHLLMKEISNTLFSKEIPKDVMELFEGKSQVVDELIRKQVAGENSVWFSKYGGFTKVVHTSYENVMKKLQKEYGPDVAEWKWGDYHQLAFTHPISKSSSMLALFAFNREKPVPIGGSQVTVQAASYGDNGIVNHGASWRFVIDTKDMSNGYHIVGPGQSGHFRSDWYHDQIDDWVNGTYHMTTLNTDGIEGKVLTLQPK, encoded by the coding sequence ATGGAAGTTGTTATAAAGAAGAAACGAACTAGAGGTAAGAGAATTTTTATTTGGTCTAGTAGTATCGTTCTTTTATTGATTATTTGCAGTGTGATTTTTTTGAACGTATATACGCTGAGATCTATGCCAAAGATAGATGGAACGAAAAAGCTAGAGGATTTACAACATGCTGTTACGGTGAAACGAGATAGTAACGGGGTACCGCATATTAAAGCGGAAAATGCACATGATTTATATTTTTCGCAAGGGTATGTGCAAGCACAAGATCGCTTATTTCAAATGGATTTAAGTAGAAGGCAAGCTTCTGGTATGTTAAGTGAAGTTGTTGGAGAAGCAGCCGTTGATAGAGATAAATTGTTTCGAACGCTCGGTTTACGGCGAGCAGCAGAAGCGTCTGTTAGTCAATATGATGGGGAAGCAAAATTTGCTTTGCAGTCATTTGCTGATGGGGTGAACGCTTTTATACGTGAAGCGAAAGCGGAAAAGAGATTGCCAGTTGAGTTTACTATATTAGGTTATGAACCTGCTGAATGGTCAATTGTTGATACTTTAACGATTGGGAAGTATATGGCGTTTGATTTAGGAGGACATTGGCACGGGCAAGCGTTTCGTTATTGGGCGCTGAAAAATCTTCCGAAAGAGCAAGCAAATGAGATATTTCCTACATATCCGAAAGATGCCCCTAGATTGCTCGCTGAACTGAAAAATACAAATGTGGACGTAGCACAAAGTTTTTCAAAAACGATAATTCCGCCGGAGTTTAACGGTAGTAATAACTGGGTTGTGAGTGGTGAGAAGAGTGCGTCAGGTAAGCCAATTTTAGCGGATGACCCTCATTTATCTCTTGCGACACCTTCTATATGGTATCAAACGAGACTTGAAATGAAAGATTTAAATGTGAGTGGCGTTATTTTCGCTGGAGTGCCAGGTGTTATATTAGGACACAATGACAAAATAGCATGGGGCGTTACGAATACCGGTCCTGATGTGCAAGATTTATATATTGAAAAGAGAAACCCTAATAATGAAAATGAATTTTTGTATAACGATAAATGGGAAAAAGCTACTGTTGTTGACGAATCTATTAAAGTAAAAGGGGGGAAAACAATTCCGTATAATGTGACGGTTACGAGGCATGGTCCAGTCATTTCAGAGTTTGCGGATAAAGGAAAAGAGAAAACGAAAACAGTATTCGCTTTGAAATGGACTGCTTTGGAGCCTTCTGCTGAATTAAAGGCTGTATTAAATATGAATAAAGCGAAAGATTGGAATGAGTTTGAAACGGCACTTCAAGATTTTCATACACCAACTCAAAACTTTGTATTTGCATCAAACGATGGCACGATTGCTTATAAAGCGAATGGAAATATACCAGTGCGTAAAAAAGGTGATGGGAGTTTGCCAGTGCCAGGGTGGACTGATGAATATGAATGGGAAGGGTATATCCCATATGATCAACTGCCAAAAGTAATAAATCCAAAACAAGGGTTTATTTCAACTGCGAATAATAAAATTGTGGATGATAATTATCCATACCATATTAGCAATACGTGGGCGCAGCCATATAGACAAATGCGTATTCAAGAGTTTTTGCAAGAGAAGGACAAGTATACGGTGAAAGATTTAGAAGAATTACAGATGGATCAAAAGAATTTATACGGGAAAGAGTTTACTCCAATATTTTTAAAAGAGTTACATAAAACAGCTTTAAATGAAGTAGAGAAAGAAGGCGTAAAACAATTAACAAAGTGGAACTTTTACGATAGTAAAGATGAAGCGGCACCATTAATTTTTCATTTGTTAATGAAAGAGATTTCGAATACGTTATTTTCAAAAGAAATACCGAAAGATGTGATGGAGTTATTTGAAGGAAAGTCACAAGTTGTTGATGAATTGATTCGGAAACAAGTAGCCGGGGAAAATAGTGTATGGTTTTCTAAGTATGGAGGCTTCACAAAAGTTGTGCATACATCGTACGAGAATGTAATGAAGAAATTGCAGAAGGAGTATGGACCCGATGTTGCAGAGTGGAAGTGGGGCGATTACCATCAACTTGCTTTTACACATCCAATTTCAAAATCATCTAGTATGTTAGCGTTATTTGCTTTTAATCGTGAGAAACCAGTTCCGATTGGCGGAAGTCAAGTTACCGTTCAAGCCGCGAGTTACGGCGATAACGGTATTGTAAATCACGGGGCTTCTTGGCGATTCGTTATTGATACGAAGGATATGTCAAACGGTTATCATATCGTAGGGCCAGGACAGTCAGGACATTTTAGAAGCGATTGGTATCATGATCAAATAGATGATTGGGTAAATGGCACGTATCATATGACTACTTTAAATACAGATGGAATTGAAGGGAAAGTATTAACTTTACAGCCGAAGTGA
- a CDS encoding DnaD domain-containing protein has translation MAVYRNVQVNFWQDEFILDLTPEERYFYIYLLTGTKTKQCGIYILPKRVAELETGYSMETVEKLLNRFVAYGKILYDAETKELYILNWLHYNPILNTNVEKCVLRELKTVKNKEFIYTFLRKCLEEEWKIPLLLQHFGMPEEEDTSSLQEVIEEKEVESIEEAVPNSKVYKFYEQHISSLSPYIVKELKDWIQRVSGKVVLEALKIAFEHNKRTFAYVKGILRNWCKKGQVDLSEEKEGFILYDP, from the coding sequence ATGGCGGTGTACCGTAATGTGCAGGTGAACTTTTGGCAAGATGAATTCATATTAGATTTAACGCCAGAGGAGCGTTATTTTTACATATATTTGTTAACTGGTACGAAAACGAAGCAATGTGGAATTTACATATTACCGAAGCGTGTGGCAGAACTGGAAACGGGCTACAGTATGGAGACTGTTGAGAAGCTGTTAAATAGGTTTGTTGCATACGGAAAGATTTTATACGATGCGGAAACGAAAGAGTTATACATACTAAATTGGCTACACTATAACCCTATTTTAAATACGAATGTAGAGAAGTGTGTGTTACGTGAGTTAAAGACTGTGAAAAATAAAGAATTCATATATACGTTTTTACGTAAATGTCTTGAAGAAGAATGGAAGATTCCATTGTTATTGCAGCATTTTGGTATGCCTGAAGAAGAGGATACTAGTAGTTTACAAGAAGTTATTGAAGAGAAAGAAGTAGAAAGTATAGAAGAGGCCGTTCCCAATAGTAAAGTGTACAAGTTTTATGAACAACATATTAGTAGTTTATCCCCATATATCGTGAAGGAATTGAAGGATTGGATACAAAGAGTTTCAGGAAAGGTAGTACTAGAAGCACTTAAAATTGCGTTTGAACATAATAAGCGAACGTTCGCTTATGTGAAGGGGATTTTGAGGAATTGGTGTAAGAAAGGGCAAGTAGATTTAAGTGAAGAAAAGGAAGGATTCATTTTGTATGATCCGTAG
- a CDS encoding uridine kinase family protein: protein MDKLLQEIINWISRTNEQVVIGVSGHGAAGKTTFANMLVDLLDQNEVNYINTDPYIVSSDIRKHAIIDYTYQNENHHYKMTACHPSAHHLSALERDVQMVRAGLDFYTIDTHYMKSELISSKNKVTIVEGMCVAFINPDLFDLKIYFYTDDETELMRRSSRDIAERGADINYLRRSHAERRIQYKVFMHPYSQRFDIIIKSSDEAICLEKNTFEFYKV, encoded by the coding sequence ATGGATAAGTTATTGCAAGAAATCATAAATTGGATTAGTAGGACTAATGAACAGGTTGTTATTGGTGTTTCAGGACATGGCGCTGCTGGAAAAACAACGTTTGCTAATATGCTTGTAGACCTACTAGATCAAAATGAAGTGAATTATATTAATACAGATCCATATATTGTTAGTTCAGACATACGAAAGCATGCAATTATTGACTATACATATCAAAACGAAAATCATCATTATAAAATGACGGCTTGTCATCCATCAGCGCATCATTTGTCTGCTTTAGAAAGAGATGTTCAGATGGTAAGGGCTGGTTTAGATTTTTATACGATAGATACGCATTATATGAAAAGCGAGTTAATTTCTTCAAAAAACAAAGTGACAATTGTAGAAGGAATGTGTGTCGCATTTATTAATCCCGATCTATTTGATTTGAAAATTTACTTCTATACAGATGATGAAACGGAATTAATGAGAAGGTCTAGCCGAGATATTGCTGAAAGGGGAGCCGATATCAATTATTTAAGGCGGTCTCATGCAGAACGTCGGATTCAGTATAAAGTGTTTATGCATCCATACAGTCAACGTTTTGATATTATTATTAAAAGTTCCGATGAAGCAATATGTCTAGAAAAAAATACATTTGAGTTTTATAAAGTTTAA
- a CDS encoding DNA alkylation repair protein, with the protein MDFKTVMQELEALGKERTKKIYISNGAHEPVFGVATGAMKPIAKKIKLNQELAEELYATGNYDAMYFAGIIADPKSMSESDFDRWMDGAYFYMLSDYVVAVTLSEANIAQDVADKWITSGDELKMSAGWSCYCWLLGNRKDNEFSESKISDMLEMVKNTIHDSPERTKSAMNNFLNTVAISYVPLHEKAVETAKEVGIVEVKRDKKKSSLLNASESIQKELDRGRLGFKRKYVRC; encoded by the coding sequence ATGGATTTTAAAACAGTTATGCAAGAGCTTGAAGCCCTCGGTAAGGAAAGAACGAAAAAAATATACATATCTAACGGTGCACACGAGCCAGTTTTCGGCGTAGCTACGGGCGCTATGAAACCAATCGCTAAGAAAATAAAATTAAATCAAGAGTTGGCTGAGGAACTTTATGCCACAGGTAACTACGATGCTATGTACTTTGCAGGCATTATTGCAGATCCAAAATCTATGAGTGAGTCTGATTTTGATCGCTGGATGGACGGGGCATATTTTTATATGCTATCCGATTATGTAGTGGCAGTAACTTTATCAGAGGCAAATATTGCACAAGATGTTGCTGATAAATGGATTACAAGTGGGGATGAGCTTAAAATGTCTGCAGGCTGGAGTTGCTACTGCTGGCTTTTAGGGAATCGCAAAGACAATGAGTTTTCTGAAAGCAAAATTTCCGATATGCTTGAAATGGTGAAAAATACAATTCATGATTCACCAGAACGAACAAAATCCGCTATGAATAATTTCCTAAACACTGTGGCAATTTCATATGTACCGCTACACGAAAAGGCAGTTGAGACTGCAAAAGAAGTTGGTATAGTTGAAGTAAAACGTGATAAGAAAAAAAGCAGTTTACTAAATGCTTCAGAAAGTATTCAAAAAGAACTTGATAGAGGCAGACTTGGTTTCAAACGTAAATATGTAAGGTGTTAA
- a CDS encoding DUF3895 domain-containing protein, producing the protein MNQISFEDLFEEEKEKVEVAEIPVPLSPLQKAILELLNSEEISVLELCERLIRSGKIPDERFTTNKPKAYGQVCLILEGFVKEGKLIFIKDDEKRDRVYKLKEEVLDV; encoded by the coding sequence ATGAATCAAATTTCATTTGAAGATTTATTTGAAGAAGAAAAAGAGAAGGTGGAGGTAGCTGAGATACCCGTACCGTTATCGCCATTGCAAAAAGCTATTTTGGAATTACTTAATTCTGAAGAAATAAGTGTACTTGAGCTATGCGAACGATTAATACGATCTGGTAAAATACCCGATGAAAGATTCACAACAAATAAGCCTAAAGCATATGGTCAAGTATGCTTAATATTAGAAGGTTTTGTTAAAGAAGGAAAACTTATTTTTATCAAAGATGATGAGAAAAGAGATAGAGTATATAAATTGAAAGAAGAAGTTTTAGATGTATAG
- a CDS encoding DUF6985 domain-containing protein, which translates to MTINDPIFGELEYEYGWTKDTIIRFFGKESEISLMIDGEEDGEFDEEQYMAYQALMQNWEDLQPSLLQSILDYYKQKRHELGYDIGLNENYPLIETPDQILEMITLDGIVVPYADIFEGRDIGITFNCTWDIENGLGLRLLNEKIIEVGYQDVAI; encoded by the coding sequence ATGACTATAAACGATCCGATTTTTGGTGAACTTGAGTATGAGTATGGTTGGACTAAGGATACCATTATTCGTTTTTTTGGAAAAGAATCTGAGATATCTTTGATGATAGATGGTGAAGAAGATGGAGAGTTTGATGAAGAGCAGTATATGGCATATCAAGCATTAATGCAGAATTGGGAGGATTTACAGCCAAGTTTATTGCAATCAATATTAGACTATTACAAACAAAAGCGACATGAACTAGGTTATGATATTGGATTAAATGAAAATTATCCATTAATTGAAACACCTGATCAAATACTAGAAATGATAACTTTAGATGGAATTGTTGTTCCATATGCGGATATTTTTGAAGGGCGAGATATTGGAATTACATTTAACTGTACATGGGATATAGAAAATGGATTAGGGCTTCGTCTATTAAATGAAAAAATAATTGAAGTAGGTTATCAGGATGTTGCAATTTAA
- a CDS encoding HNH endonuclease, whose protein sequence is MRSLQVDTEKLGNLISKFERKVDEVSKGTGNREAEVPPAFRQTDFASSYEARLNQTPALENPKVEFEGIRGESKCILKPPPDRQLKQILDEVGIEGIQYKNAVPDFSPTAKAQVEINYMLGGKGTYGGKARRANFVQSDQKLADQINGSTELASKFGMESGKISARDIKKYREKNKLTWHELNDVKTMQLVPTKINSEFGHLGGVGEINAGAFKPGGFANK, encoded by the coding sequence TTGAGGTCCCTCCAAGTTGATACGGAAAAGCTTGGAAATCTAATTAGCAAGTTCGAAAGGAAAGTCGATGAAGTTTCTAAGGGTACGGGTAATAGAGAGGCTGAAGTTCCACCTGCTTTTAGGCAAACTGATTTTGCTAGTTCTTATGAGGCAAGGCTTAATCAGACACCTGCATTAGAGAATCCAAAGGTTGAATTTGAGGGAATACGGGGTGAATCTAAGTGCATACTTAAGCCACCACCAGACCGTCAATTAAAACAGATTTTAGATGAAGTTGGGATTGAGGGTATTCAATATAAAAATGCAGTTCCTGATTTTTCACCAACAGCAAAGGCACAAGTTGAAATCAACTATATGCTTGGAGGAAAAGGAACTTATGGAGGGAAAGCCAGACGAGCTAATTTTGTTCAATCAGACCAAAAATTAGCTGACCAGATTAATGGTTCAACTGAATTAGCAAGTAAATTTGGGATGGAATCTGGTAAAATCAGTGCAAGAGATATAAAAAAATATCGAGAAAAAAATAAATTAACATGGCATGAATTAAATGATGTTAAAACAATGCAACTCGTGCCAACAAAAATAAATAGTGAATTCGGACACCTTGGTGGTGTAGGGGAAATAAACGCAGGAGCTTTTAAACCTGGAGGGTTTGCTAATAAATAA
- a CDS encoding SMI1/KNR4 family protein yields the protein MRNLDFEYTFTPIGIEDIEDFENKYGILLPDDYKQFLLSKNGGKTEQRRFKTNDTTKKGVITSSVSMFFPLSIENEINLEEKLRSYNLMQVVPSNFLPIGIDPAGSLICLSIDGKDRGSVYHCDMDYFEEDNELREEYIRLISKSFSEFVDNLYIPEN from the coding sequence ATGAGGAATTTAGATTTTGAATATACTTTTACCCCTATTGGCATTGAAGATATCGAAGATTTCGAAAATAAGTATGGTATATTGTTACCTGATGATTATAAACAATTTTTGCTGTCTAAAAATGGAGGAAAAACTGAGCAACGAAGATTTAAAACTAATGATACAACTAAGAAAGGCGTAATAACATCGTCTGTTTCAATGTTTTTTCCTCTATCAATAGAAAATGAAATAAATCTAGAAGAGAAATTAAGAAGTTATAATTTGATGCAAGTGGTACCAAGTAATTTTCTTCCAATTGGAATTGACCCCGCGGGGAGTTTGATTTGTTTATCAATTGATGGGAAAGATAGAGGTAGTGTATATCATTGTGATATGGATTACTTTGAAGAAGATAACGAGTTAAGAGAGGAATACATCCGACTAATTTCTAAAAGTTTCTCTGAATTTGTAGATAATTTATATATTCCTGAAAACTAA
- a CDS encoding SMI1/KNR4 family protein has protein sequence MSRVTWLFTDGAIDEQVIIAVENSFGVRFPDDYRECIKKNNGGYPEPNIYDINDDEGGAVFDCLLSFTSKDANVEVVYELTSLPEGIIPFARDPFGGLICFNYCDTKDSPSVVFYDQESVNEDKIKLICDSFSELIERLYSD, from the coding sequence ATGAGCCGAGTAACTTGGCTATTTACGGATGGAGCGATAGATGAGCAAGTAATTATTGCTGTGGAGAATTCATTTGGTGTCAGATTTCCAGATGATTACCGTGAATGCATTAAAAAAAATAACGGTGGTTATCCTGAGCCTAATATTTATGATATTAATGATGATGAGGGTGGAGCAGTCTTTGATTGTCTATTAAGTTTTACAAGCAAAGATGCAAATGTAGAAGTTGTTTATGAATTAACTTCACTTCCGGAAGGTATTATTCCATTTGCAAGAGACCCATTTGGGGGACTTATTTGTTTTAATTACTGTGATACTAAAGATTCTCCGTCAGTAGTTTTCTATGATCAGGAATCAGTGAATGAGGATAAAATTAAATTAATATGCGACTCTTTTTCTGAATTGATTGAGAGATTATACTCTGATTGA
- a CDS encoding HNH endonuclease encodes MTKAARDLPPYSRKPNKPRDFEEKVVDDSTGITTYTFTSKKNGETYKVKYDKDGYPIFNSKYETSLSESYHIEPDSVQFKYLSKKLYDDIMKDPNLAKQFSQTDIELFKLGKKPKSVTWHHHQETGKMQLVDYYEHQVAGHTGGRAIWGGGDDGRTGKLKKIILEMIK; translated from the coding sequence ATGACAAAAGCAGCTAGAGATTTACCTCCTTATAGTAGAAAACCTAATAAACCAAGAGATTTTGAAGAAAAAGTAGTAGATGATTCTACAGGAATTACTACTTATACATTTACATCTAAGAAAAATGGGGAAACTTATAAAGTTAAATATGATAAAGATGGTTACCCAATTTTTAATTCAAAATATGAAACATCTTTATCAGAGTCATATCATATAGAGCCTGACTCAGTGCAGTTTAAATATCTCTCAAAAAAATTATATGACGATATAATGAAAGATCCAAACTTAGCAAAACAATTCAGCCAAACAGATATTGAGCTATTCAAATTAGGTAAGAAGCCAAAATCAGTCACATGGCATCATCATCAAGAGACTGGTAAAATGCAACTTGTTGATTACTATGAACATCAGGTTGCGGGTCATACAGGTGGTAGAGCAATTTGGGGTGGTGGAGATGACGGTAGAACAGGTAAACTGAAGAAAATTATTTTGGAGATGATAAAATGA
- a CDS encoding T6SS immunity protein Tdi1 domain-containing protein gives MENINDFISFEKPSTEVIEKYTGKVPDQIIDLWKCYGFGSMLNGYLRAINPEKYLDILKESYIRYEEAIPIFTTGMGDILVWENNYLLLLKYRKGTVDVVAGKFKFFFKNTKDDYFLEKALDWKHYQEALNKYGRLEIDECFGYTPLLALGGPEKVENLQKVKLIEHVYLITQFMGPIE, from the coding sequence ATGGAAAATATAAATGATTTTATATCTTTCGAAAAACCATCAACAGAGGTTATTGAAAAGTATACAGGGAAAGTTCCAGATCAAATAATAGATTTATGGAAATGCTATGGGTTTGGGAGTATGTTAAATGGATACTTAAGAGCAATAAATCCAGAAAAATATTTAGATATATTAAAGGAAAGTTATATCCGTTATGAAGAAGCTATCCCAATTTTTACAACAGGTATGGGAGATATTCTTGTGTGGGAAAATAACTATTTATTATTACTTAAGTATCGAAAAGGTACGGTAGATGTAGTAGCTGGAAAATTTAAGTTTTTCTTTAAAAATACGAAAGATGATTATTTTTTAGAGAAAGCATTGGATTGGAAGCATTATCAGGAGGCATTAAATAAATACGGAAGGCTTGAAATTGATGAATGTTTTGGTTACACACCTTTACTTGCACTAGGTGGACCAGAAAAAGTAGAAAACTTACAAAAAGTCAAACTTATCGAGCATGTTTATTTAATTACTCAATTTATGGGGCCGATAGAATAA